A stretch of the Proteus sp. ZN5 genome encodes the following:
- the djlA gene encoding co-chaperone DjlA: MRYWGKLLGLTIGSFAGIGFWGIVIGVFLGHLYDMQRSKLGSGGRYTRDRQAFFFAATFQVLGHLTKSKGRVTQTDISLANELMDRMNLHGVGRQAAQQAFREGKSSDFPLRATLQRVRQICAGRRDLLQMFLEIQLQAAFADGQLHPNERKMLFIIIDELGFSRAHFEHILAMMQAGQNFHYQSGQGYQPQPQGPTLSDACKVLGVDENDDVKTIKRAYRKLMGEHHPDKLVAKGLPPEMMEIAKQKAQSIQVAYDLIKKEKGFR, from the coding sequence ATGCGCTATTGGGGAAAATTATTAGGCCTTACCATTGGTAGTTTTGCTGGAATAGGCTTTTGGGGCATTGTTATTGGTGTTTTTCTCGGGCATCTCTATGACATGCAACGAAGTAAATTAGGAAGTGGTGGGCGCTATACACGTGATAGACAAGCTTTTTTCTTTGCTGCAACCTTTCAAGTTTTAGGACACCTGACAAAATCAAAAGGGCGAGTGACTCAAACCGATATTTCTCTCGCCAACGAATTAATGGATCGCATGAATCTGCACGGTGTTGGTCGCCAAGCTGCGCAACAAGCTTTTAGAGAAGGTAAATCATCTGATTTTCCATTAAGAGCCACATTGCAACGTGTTCGACAAATTTGCGCTGGTCGTCGTGATTTACTTCAGATGTTTCTGGAAATCCAATTACAAGCTGCTTTTGCGGATGGTCAACTGCATCCAAACGAAAGAAAAATGCTGTTTATTATTATCGATGAGTTAGGTTTCTCTCGTGCGCATTTTGAACATATATTAGCAATGATGCAGGCTGGTCAGAATTTTCATTATCAAAGTGGGCAGGGGTATCAGCCTCAACCCCAAGGCCCAACGCTCTCTGATGCGTGTAAGGTACTTGGCGTTGATGAGAATGATGATGTTAAAACCATAAAGAGAGCTTACCGAAAATTAATGGGGGAACATCATCCGGATAAACTTGTTGCGAAAGGTTTACCGCCAGAAATGATGGAAATTGCAAAACAAAAAGCACAGTCTATACAAGTTGCTTACGATTTGATTAAAAAAGAAAAAGGATTTCGTTAA
- the surA gene encoding peptidylprolyl isomerase SurA, producing the protein MRKIHNGKLMKNWKTLFIGLMITVGAATSSTTFAAQELNRVSAIVNNGVVLESDVNRMLQTVKMNAKSAGQEMPDEQVLRQQILERLVMDNIILQMAQQMQIDIPDAAVESTIQGIAAENNISLDQMKKRLAADGISYNDYRQDIRKEMMLAEVRNNEVRRRITILPQEVDSLAKQIEGQASQSIDLNLSHILIPLSENPAPAEMEKAKQVITRIMNQLKNGADFGKLAATYSADPQALNGGNMGWASIDELPTLFAKELANAQKGQIVGPLHSGVGLHIIKVNDIRGGTNTLSVTEVKSRHILLKSSPIMNDEQAYAKLQQISADIRSGKMTFADAAKEYSEDPGSALRGGELGWSMPDVYDPAFRDALMRLNKNELSQPVRSNFGWHLIELEDTRSVDKTDAANKEQAYRLLFNRKFNEEVQNWMQELRVGAYVKIMNENNAN; encoded by the coding sequence ATGCGGAAAATACATAATGGGAAACTTATGAAAAATTGGAAAACGCTGTTTATCGGCTTAATGATCACGGTCGGTGCAGCTACCAGCTCAACAACATTTGCTGCACAAGAATTAAACCGTGTATCGGCTATCGTCAATAACGGTGTCGTTCTAGAAAGTGACGTCAATAGAATGTTACAGACGGTCAAAATGAACGCGAAAAGCGCGGGTCAAGAAATGCCTGATGAGCAAGTTCTTCGCCAACAAATTCTAGAGCGTTTGGTCATGGATAACATCATTTTGCAAATGGCACAGCAAATGCAAATTGATATTCCTGATGCTGCGGTAGAATCTACCATTCAAGGTATTGCTGCTGAAAATAACATTTCACTTGATCAAATGAAAAAGCGCCTCGCAGCCGATGGTATTTCTTACAACGATTATCGCCAAGATATTCGTAAAGAGATGATGTTAGCAGAAGTTCGTAACAATGAAGTGCGTCGTCGTATTACTATTTTACCTCAAGAAGTTGATTCTCTTGCTAAGCAAATCGAAGGCCAAGCAAGTCAAAGTATTGATCTAAACCTGAGCCATATCTTAATTCCATTATCAGAAAACCCTGCACCAGCAGAAATGGAAAAAGCGAAACAAGTCATTACTCGCATTATGAATCAGCTTAAAAATGGTGCAGATTTCGGTAAATTAGCTGCAACTTATTCTGCTGATCCACAAGCTTTAAATGGCGGTAATATGGGTTGGGCATCTATTGATGAATTACCCACTCTGTTTGCTAAAGAATTAGCAAATGCGCAAAAAGGCCAAATCGTAGGACCTCTTCACTCTGGTGTTGGCTTACACATTATCAAAGTAAACGATATTCGTGGTGGAACTAATACCCTTTCCGTTACAGAAGTGAAAAGCCGTCATATTCTGCTAAAAAGCTCACCAATCATGAATGATGAGCAAGCCTATGCCAAGTTACAGCAGATCTCTGCCGATATTCGCAGTGGTAAAATGACCTTTGCTGATGCAGCAAAAGAGTACTCTGAAGATCCAGGTTCAGCATTACGTGGCGGTGAGTTAGGATGGTCAATGCCTGATGTTTACGATCCGGCATTCCGTGATGCGTTAATGCGCTTAAATAAAAATGAATTAAGCCAACCTGTTCGCTCAAACTTTGGCTGGCATTTAATTGAATTAGAAGACACACGTAGTGTTGATAAAACAGATGCCGCAAATAAAGAACAAGCATACCGTTTACTCTTCAACCGTAAATTTAATGAAGAAGTACAAAACTGGATGCAAGAGCTACGAGTTGGGGCTTATGTGAAAATAATGAACGAGAATAATGCAAACTAA
- a CDS encoding DNA polymerase II, with translation MIGHTEQGFILTRHWSDTPKGIVVSYWLATDNGPRKITVPMQRAIGFVARQHETVLRSLVNKNPDIEIRPLDLKDFERQPVFGVYCKQYRQLVQLEQQLKEHHIRLYEADIRPHERYMMERFITAPVWFRYQQNNIATLKPAPEYRPALRTVSLDIETSEFGELYSIGLAGCGDDVVFMLTDELPAEYESLQSEGYRLCYVSSRLRLIEKLNEWMQHYDPDAIIGWNLIQFDLRILYTHAQRYGVSLLLGRQNSPLEWREHGFKKGHFFASAQGRLIIDGIDALKMATWNFPSFSLESVAQTLLGEGKAIDTPYARMDEINRRFKEDKPALAYYNWQDCVLVNRIFDATSLMAFLLERACVTGLSVDRSGGSVAAFTHLYLPSMHRIGYVAPNQGEKPEEHSPGGFVMDSAPGLYDSVVVLDYKSLYPSIIRTFLIDPVGMIEGMHQPDEKFSISGFRQARFSRELHCLPAIVSQIWHERDNAKLHKNTPLSQALKIIMNAFYGVLGSVGCRFFDPRLASSITLRGHEIMKKTRELIEAKGYQVIYGDTDSTFVWLKSPHTEQQAQQIGYQLVQDVNQWWKTHLFENYQLDCKLELEYETHYRRFLMPTIRGMETGSKKRYAGLSNDKMVFKGLETVRADWTPLAQKFQQELYTRIFHQQPYQQFIRDYVADTLAGKYDERLVYRKRLRRKLSEYQHHVPPHVKAARKADEYNLSQNRPQQYQQGGWISYIITLLGPEPLEHITAAPDYEHYINKQLMPIADAILPFIQDDFSTLLNGQMTLSF, from the coding sequence ATGATTGGTCATACGGAACAAGGCTTTATTCTTACTCGCCACTGGAGCGACACACCGAAAGGTATTGTCGTCTCTTATTGGCTTGCTACAGATAATGGCCCGCGTAAAATTACTGTTCCTATGCAACGTGCAATCGGATTTGTTGCCCGCCAACATGAAACTGTTTTGCGTTCTCTCGTTAATAAAAATCCTGATATTGAAATTCGCCCTCTCGATTTAAAAGATTTCGAAAGACAGCCCGTCTTTGGCGTTTATTGCAAACAATACCGCCAACTTGTTCAACTTGAGCAACAACTTAAAGAACACCATATTCGTCTTTATGAAGCAGATATCCGCCCTCATGAACGTTATATGATGGAGCGGTTTATCACCGCGCCAGTTTGGTTTCGTTATCAGCAAAATAATATTGCTACATTAAAACCAGCACCCGAGTATCGCCCTGCACTTCGAACGGTCTCTTTAGATATCGAAACCAGCGAGTTTGGTGAGCTTTACTCTATTGGGCTTGCAGGCTGTGGTGATGATGTGGTGTTTATGCTTACTGATGAGTTGCCCGCAGAGTATGAAAGCCTGCAATCTGAAGGCTATCGCTTATGCTATGTCAGTAGCCGATTGCGTTTAATTGAAAAGTTAAATGAGTGGATGCAACATTACGATCCTGATGCGATTATCGGTTGGAATTTAATTCAATTCGATCTGCGTATTTTGTACACACATGCCCAACGTTATGGCGTCAGTTTATTATTAGGTCGCCAAAACAGTCCGTTAGAATGGCGAGAGCATGGATTTAAAAAAGGTCATTTCTTTGCTTCGGCTCAAGGTCGTTTAATTATCGATGGTATCGATGCTTTGAAAATGGCGACATGGAATTTCCCCTCTTTTAGCCTCGAATCCGTCGCTCAAACACTATTAGGTGAAGGTAAAGCCATCGATACACCTTACGCCAGAATGGACGAAATTAATCGACGTTTTAAAGAAGATAAGCCCGCACTGGCTTATTATAATTGGCAAGACTGTGTCTTAGTTAATCGTATCTTTGATGCCACATCGCTTATGGCATTCTTATTAGAGAGAGCTTGTGTTACGGGGCTTTCCGTTGATAGAAGCGGAGGATCTGTGGCTGCGTTTACACACCTCTACCTCCCTTCAATGCATCGCATTGGATACGTTGCACCTAACCAAGGTGAAAAACCCGAAGAGCATAGCCCCGGTGGTTTTGTCATGGATTCGGCTCCCGGCTTATATGATTCTGTTGTTGTGCTTGATTACAAAAGCCTTTATCCCTCTATTATTCGTACTTTTTTAATCGACCCCGTAGGAATGATTGAAGGAATGCACCAACCTGATGAAAAGTTTTCTATTTCTGGATTTCGTCAGGCACGATTTTCGCGAGAGTTACACTGTTTACCTGCTATTGTGTCGCAAATTTGGCATGAAAGAGATAACGCGAAATTACATAAAAACACCCCACTCTCTCAAGCTCTCAAAATTATTATGAATGCTTTTTATGGCGTTTTAGGCTCTGTGGGTTGTCGCTTTTTTGATCCTCGTTTAGCATCTTCCATTACGCTGCGAGGCCATGAAATTATGAAAAAAACACGAGAATTAATTGAAGCCAAAGGTTATCAAGTTATTTATGGCGATACGGATTCAACCTTTGTTTGGCTGAAATCACCTCACACAGAACAACAAGCACAACAGATTGGATATCAATTAGTACAAGATGTTAACCAGTGGTGGAAAACACATCTTTTTGAAAATTATCAACTAGATTGCAAATTAGAATTAGAATACGAAACCCATTATCGTCGCTTTTTAATGCCCACTATTCGAGGTATGGAGACAGGTAGCAAGAAACGCTACGCCGGACTCAGCAATGATAAAATGGTGTTTAAAGGATTAGAAACTGTCAGAGCAGATTGGACACCTCTCGCTCAAAAATTTCAACAAGAGCTTTATACACGCATTTTTCATCAACAACCTTATCAGCAGTTCATTCGTGATTATGTCGCAGATACGCTTGCGGGAAAATATGATGAGAGATTAGTGTACCGTAAACGGTTACGTCGAAAATTATCAGAATATCAGCACCACGTCCCCCCTCATGTCAAAGCAGCACGTAAGGCGGATGAATATAATTTATCCCAAAATAGACCTCAACAATATCAGCAAGGCGGTTGGATTAGTTATATAATTACCCTCTTGGGGCCTGAACCATTAGAACACATTACCGCTGCACCTGATTACGAACACTATATCAACAAGCAGTTAATGCCGATTGCAGATGCAATCCTACCTTTTATACAAGATGATTTTTCAACCTTGTTAAATGGGCAAATGACACTCTCATTTTAA
- the rluA gene encoding bifunctional tRNA pseudouridine(32) synthase/23S rRNA pseudouridine(746) synthase RluA: MMEVYNPPTDPWLHVLYQDEHIIAVNKPSGLLSVPGKAPEHNDSIMSRIKAEFPNAECVHRLDMATSGVIVVALNKEAERELKRQFREREPKKTYIARVWGHIEKEEGLVDLPLICDWPNRPKQKVCHETGKAAQTFYEVLEYEENATRVKLSPITGRSHQLRVHMLALGHPILGDRFYAHPQARAMASRLQLHAQELFITHPAFRSPIHFECLADF; encoded by the coding sequence ATGATGGAAGTGTATAACCCGCCGACTGATCCTTGGTTACATGTTTTATATCAAGATGAGCATATTATTGCTGTCAATAAACCCAGCGGATTACTATCAGTACCGGGCAAAGCGCCAGAGCATAACGACAGTATTATGTCACGCATTAAAGCAGAATTTCCGAATGCTGAGTGTGTACATCGCCTTGATATGGCAACGAGTGGCGTTATCGTTGTTGCACTTAACAAAGAAGCAGAGCGCGAACTAAAGCGCCAATTTCGTGAGCGTGAGCCGAAAAAAACCTATATTGCTCGCGTTTGGGGACATATCGAAAAAGAAGAAGGGTTAGTTGATTTACCTTTGATTTGTGATTGGCCTAATCGACCAAAACAGAAAGTCTGTCATGAAACTGGGAAAGCGGCGCAAACTTTTTATGAAGTGTTGGAATATGAAGAGAATGCGACAAGAGTGAAATTATCGCCAATTACAGGGCGTTCACATCAATTGCGGGTACATATGTTAGCGTTGGGGCATCCTATTTTAGGGGATCGCTTTTATGCACATCCGCAGGCAAGAGCGATGGCATCTCGCCTGCAGTTACATGCTCAGGAATTATTTATTACGCATCCTGCTTTCCGATCCCCGATACATTTTGAATGCCTTGCCGATTTTTAG
- the lptD gene encoding LPS assembly protein LptD has protein sequence MKKSYPTLLATLVWATIYGQPAYADLASQCLLGVPVYNKPLVQGDPNSLPVTITANDMQGEYPRMVKYKGNVDIKQGNQTLSADSVELTQTEGETPLRMVTATGNVSYDDPQIILKGPRAWSNLNNKDTDIEQGDYQMVGRQGRGYADKMQMRGENRYTIMDKGMFTSCLPGDSSWSVVGSEVILDREEQVAEIWNARFRVANVPIFYSPYLQLPIGDKRRSGFLIPNGSYSRSSGFDFLLPYYWNIAPNYDATISTNYISRRGLKLDNEFRYLTTPGRGTIAVDWINHDSQYNKDKDENKAGYLPRDTANRWLFYWGHSGVMNNVWRFNIDYTKVSDNKYFTDFTSQYGNTTDGYATQKFSTGYAQQNWNATLTTKQFQVFSDNKDAKAYRAEPQLDLNYYKNDIGPFDFRTYAQFARFTSVGDNIPEANRFHIEPTISLPASTGWASFNNELKLMATHYDQDIPDAYKKNNPNKLDDSVNRVLPQFKSDMKVVFERQYQTNDITQTLEPRVQYLYVPYKDQSNINNFDSALLQSNYGGLFRDRMYGGLDRIASANQLTTGVTSRFYDSELVERFNVSVGQIYFFERPKTGSSNEIINSKDETGSMVWAGDAYWRITDTVGMRGGLQYDRRLGSVSMGDAVMEYRADSDHLLQLSYRYVDRDYIQATRVRPYDGGINKLPEYQKGISQVGVVGSWPLAERWGLVGAYYFDTKESEPVSQMVGLQYNTCCWAVNVGYERKIVGWKVDHSDIDNKWSVNVELRGLSNNHSLGSQKMLERGILPYQRAF, from the coding sequence ATGAAAAAAAGTTATCCCACACTGCTGGCCACCCTAGTTTGGGCCACAATATACGGTCAGCCTGCTTATGCTGATCTTGCCTCCCAATGTTTACTGGGAGTTCCTGTTTATAACAAACCATTAGTACAAGGCGATCCTAACAGCTTGCCTGTCACCATTACCGCAAATGATATGCAGGGTGAATATCCTCGCATGGTCAAATATAAAGGTAATGTTGATATTAAACAGGGAAACCAAACCTTAAGTGCCGATAGTGTTGAACTGACACAGACTGAGGGAGAAACACCATTAAGAATGGTCACTGCAACGGGGAATGTGTCTTATGATGATCCTCAAATCATCTTAAAAGGTCCTCGTGCTTGGTCTAATCTTAATAATAAAGATACGGATATTGAGCAAGGTGATTACCAAATGGTTGGCCGCCAAGGCCGTGGTTACGCTGATAAAATGCAAATGCGTGGCGAAAACCGCTATACCATTATGGATAAAGGCATGTTCACGTCTTGTTTACCGGGAGATAGTAGCTGGAGCGTTGTCGGCTCAGAGGTTATTTTAGACCGTGAAGAACAAGTCGCTGAAATCTGGAATGCACGTTTTCGTGTAGCCAATGTACCTATCTTTTATAGCCCTTATCTTCAATTACCTATTGGTGATAAACGCCGCTCTGGTTTCTTAATTCCTAACGGAAGCTATTCTCGTAGTTCAGGCTTTGATTTCTTACTGCCTTATTACTGGAACATTGCCCCTAATTATGATGCAACCATCAGTACTAACTATATCAGTCGTCGTGGTTTAAAATTAGATAATGAATTCCGTTATTTAACCACTCCGGGACGCGGTACGATTGCTGTTGATTGGATTAATCACGATAGCCAATACAATAAAGATAAAGACGAAAATAAAGCGGGCTATCTTCCTCGTGATACAGCAAATCGTTGGTTATTCTACTGGGGACACAGTGGTGTGATGAATAATGTGTGGCGATTTAATATCGACTACACAAAAGTAAGTGATAACAAATACTTCACTGATTTTACCTCTCAATATGGTAACACCACAGATGGTTATGCAACTCAGAAATTTAGTACGGGTTATGCACAACAGAACTGGAATGCCACATTAACCACTAAACAGTTCCAAGTCTTCTCTGATAATAAAGATGCAAAAGCTTATCGCGCAGAGCCACAGCTTGATCTCAATTATTACAAGAATGATATAGGGCCGTTTGATTTCCGTACTTACGCTCAATTTGCTCGCTTTACCAGCGTCGGAGATAATATTCCTGAAGCAAATCGTTTTCATATTGAGCCAACGATTTCACTCCCTGCATCTACAGGCTGGGCAAGCTTTAATAATGAATTGAAGTTAATGGCAACCCATTATGACCAAGATATTCCTGACGCGTATAAAAAAAATAACCCTAATAAATTAGATGACAGTGTTAATCGTGTATTACCACAGTTTAAATCTGATATGAAAGTGGTTTTTGAGCGTCAATACCAAACTAACGATATTACGCAAACCCTTGAGCCACGAGTGCAATATCTTTATGTTCCTTATAAAGATCAGTCAAATATCAATAACTTTGACTCCGCATTATTACAATCAAACTATGGCGGACTTTTCCGCGATAGAATGTATGGTGGTTTAGACCGCATTGCATCTGCAAACCAATTAACCACTGGTGTCACTTCGCGTTTTTATGATAGCGAATTAGTTGAACGTTTTAACGTTTCTGTAGGTCAAATTTACTTCTTTGAGCGTCCTAAAACGGGTTCATCTAATGAAATTATCAACAGTAAAGATGAAACAGGCTCAATGGTATGGGCGGGTGATGCATATTGGCGGATCACTGATACTGTCGGTATGCGTGGTGGTTTACAATATGACCGTCGCTTAGGTAGCGTCTCAATGGGCGATGCTGTTATGGAATATCGCGCAGATAGCGATCATCTTCTACAGTTAAGCTATCGTTATGTTGATCGTGACTATATCCAAGCAACGCGTGTTCGCCCTTACGATGGTGGTATTAATAAACTTCCTGAATACCAAAAAGGTATTTCACAAGTCGGTGTCGTAGGAAGTTGGCCATTAGCAGAACGTTGGGGTCTTGTGGGTGCTTATTACTTTGATACCAAAGAATCAGAGCCTGTTAGCCAAATGGTTGGTCTACAATACAATACCTGTTGCTGGGCTGTGAATGTGGGTTATGAACGAAAAATTGTTGGCTGGAAAGTTGACCACAGCGATATTGATAATAAATGGTCTGTCAATGTGGAACTCAGAGGCCTAAGTAACAATCATAGTTTGGGTAGCCAGAAAATGCTTGAACGCGGTATCTTACCTTATCAAAGAGCATTCTGA
- the rapA gene encoding RNA polymerase-associated protein RapA: MPFTLGQRWISDTESELGLGTVVAIDARMVTLLFPACGENRLYSRHDAPITRVMFNAGDTVTSHEGWKLAIDNVVEDNGLLIYHGVRLDTEEPAQLREVFLDNKLTFNKPQDRLFAGQIDRMDRFALRYRARKFMSEQFKQAQSGLRGIRASLIPHQLYIANEVGKRHNPRVLLADEVGLGKTIEAGMIIHQQLMDGRAERVLIIVPESLQHQWLVEMLRRFNLRFSLFDDSRYSESLLDSDNPFETEQMIICSLDFVRKNKQRFEHLVEATWDMLVVDEAHHLVWSEDAPSREYQVIEELAESIPSVLLLTATPEQLGQESHFARLRLLDPSRFHDYNEFINEQQKYRPVADAVTILLSEDDLNTEQQNIISEMISEQDVEPLLKAANTQGEERTKSRQELIHMLMDRHGTGRLLFRNTRSGVKGFPNRLLHAIKMPLPTQYQTAIKVAEIMAAKKSLEVRAKEMLYPERIYQEFEGENATWWNFDPRVEWLLGFLTANRNEKVLVICAQAATALQLEQVLREREGIRAAVFHEGMSLLERDRAAAYFASEEEGAQVLLCSEIGSEGRNFQFANQLVMFDLPFNPDLLEQRIGRLDRIGQNRDIDISIPYLEGTAQSVLLRWYHEGLDAFEHTCPTGRTIYDSKYDALVNYLAQPNELADFDDFIVACRKQHDEMKLKLEQGRDRLLEMHSNGGEVGVELAGEIAAQDNDPELVNFVLNLFDIVGINQEDRSDSLIILTPSDHMLVPDFPGLPQDGCTITFDREQALSREDTQFISWEHPIIRNGLDLILSGDTGSCAVSLLKNKALPVGTLLVELIYVVEAQAPKHLHLSRFLPATPVRLLLDLKGNNLASQVEFESFNRQLNAVNRHTSSKLVNAVQSEVHHVLKTSEPLMEVEAKELIQKAKEEADRVLTHELSRLEALRAVNPNIRDDEVEAIENERAHILNHLDEATWRLDSIRLIVVTHQ, from the coding sequence ATGCCTTTTACTCTTGGTCAACGTTGGATTAGCGATACTGAAAGCGAGCTTGGACTGGGTACTGTTGTGGCAATTGATGCCCGTATGGTCACCCTACTTTTTCCTGCCTGTGGCGAAAACCGCCTTTACTCCCGTCATGATGCCCCAATAACACGGGTGATGTTCAATGCAGGAGATACCGTCACCAGTCACGAAGGCTGGAAACTCGCCATCGATAACGTTGTAGAAGATAACGGCCTACTTATCTACCATGGTGTACGTTTAGACACTGAAGAGCCAGCACAATTACGTGAAGTGTTCTTAGATAACAAACTCACTTTTAATAAGCCGCAAGATCGCCTCTTTGCAGGTCAAATAGACCGTATGGATCGCTTTGCATTACGCTACCGCGCACGTAAGTTTATGAGCGAGCAGTTTAAGCAAGCGCAAAGTGGTTTACGAGGTATTCGCGCCAGCCTTATCCCTCATCAGCTCTATATCGCCAATGAAGTGGGTAAACGTCATAACCCTCGCGTATTATTAGCGGATGAAGTTGGTTTAGGTAAAACAATTGAAGCCGGTATGATTATCCACCAGCAATTAATGGATGGCCGTGCTGAGCGTGTGTTGATTATTGTGCCTGAAAGCTTACAACATCAGTGGTTAGTTGAAATGTTACGCCGTTTCAATCTACGTTTCTCACTGTTTGATGATAGCCGTTATAGCGAATCTTTATTAGATAGCGATAATCCATTTGAAACAGAACAGATGATCATCTGCTCTTTAGATTTTGTGCGTAAAAACAAGCAACGTTTTGAACACTTAGTCGAAGCAACATGGGATATGTTAGTTGTCGATGAAGCTCATCACCTTGTTTGGAGTGAAGATGCACCAAGCCGTGAATATCAAGTAATTGAAGAGTTAGCGGAATCTATTCCTTCTGTATTGCTATTAACCGCAACCCCAGAGCAGTTAGGTCAAGAAAGCCACTTTGCCCGTTTACGTCTGCTTGATCCAAGTCGTTTCCATGACTACAACGAATTTATTAATGAGCAACAAAAATATCGCCCTGTTGCCGATGCTGTCACTATTTTGCTATCAGAAGATGATTTAAATACCGAACAACAAAATATCATCAGCGAAATGATCAGCGAGCAAGATGTTGAGCCATTACTGAAAGCGGCAAATACGCAAGGTGAAGAACGTACTAAATCTCGCCAAGAACTTATCCATATGTTAATGGACAGGCATGGAACGGGTCGTTTGTTATTCCGTAACACACGTTCTGGTGTTAAAGGTTTCCCTAATCGCTTACTTCATGCGATCAAAATGCCACTGCCAACACAATATCAAACTGCGATTAAAGTGGCTGAGATTATGGCAGCCAAAAAAAGCCTCGAAGTTCGTGCAAAAGAGATGCTCTACCCTGAACGTATTTACCAAGAGTTTGAAGGTGAAAACGCAACATGGTGGAACTTTGACCCTCGCGTTGAATGGTTATTGGGTTTCTTAACTGCAAATCGTAATGAAAAAGTACTGGTGATTTGTGCTCAAGCCGCAACAGCGCTGCAATTAGAGCAAGTTTTACGTGAGCGTGAAGGTATTCGTGCAGCAGTCTTCCACGAAGGTATGTCATTACTTGAACGCGATCGCGCTGCAGCTTATTTTGCTTCTGAAGAAGAAGGTGCACAAGTTCTGCTATGTTCAGAAATCGGCTCTGAAGGACGTAACTTCCAGTTTGCTAATCAACTGGTTATGTTTGATCTGCCATTTAACCCTGATTTACTCGAACAACGTATTGGTCGTCTCGATCGTATTGGCCAAAACCGCGATATTGATATTAGCATTCCTTATCTTGAAGGTACGGCTCAATCTGTATTATTACGCTGGTATCATGAAGGCTTAGATGCCTTTGAGCATACTTGTCCGACAGGACGTACTATTTATGACAGCAAATATGATGCTCTCGTTAATTACCTTGCACAACCTAATGAGTTAGCTGATTTTGATGACTTTATTGTCGCTTGTCGTAAACAGCATGATGAAATGAAGCTCAAACTTGAGCAAGGCCGTGACCGCCTATTAGAAATGCACTCTAACGGTGGTGAAGTCGGTGTTGAGTTAGCGGGTGAAATTGCAGCACAAGATAACGATCCTGAATTAGTGAACTTTGTACTGAACTTGTTTGATATCGTTGGTATTAATCAAGAAGATCGTAGTGATAGCTTAATTATTTTAACGCCATCTGATCATATGTTAGTGCCCGATTTCCCTGGTTTACCGCAAGATGGTTGCACTATCACATTTGATAGAGAGCAAGCGCTATCTCGTGAAGATACTCAATTTATCAGTTGGGAACACCCTATTATCCGTAATGGCTTAGATTTAATTTTATCTGGCGATACAGGAAGTTGTGCCGTTTCTTTATTGAAAAATAAAGCATTACCAGTGGGAACGCTGTTAGTTGAACTGATTTATGTCGTAGAAGCACAAGCACCTAAACATCTTCATTTAAGCCGTTTCTTACCTGCAACACCGGTGCGCTTATTACTTGATCTAAAAGGTAATAATCTTGCATCTCAAGTTGAGTTTGAAAGCTTTAACCGTCAATTAAATGCTGTTAATCGTCATACTTCTAGCAAATTAGTCAATGCAGTACAAAGTGAAGTCCACCATGTACTGAAAACGTCTGAACCTTTAATGGAAGTCGAAGCGAAAGAACTTATCCAAAAAGCGAAAGAAGAAGCAGATCGCGTGCTAACTCATGAATTATCGCGCTTAGAAGCTTTACGTGCGGTAAACCCAAATATTCGTGATGATGAAGTCGAAGCAATTGAAAATGAACGTGCTCATATTCTTAATCATTTAGATGAAGCAACGTGGCGTTTAGACTCAATTCGCTTAATTGTCGTTACCCACCAATAA